One part of the Panthera leo isolate Ple1 chromosome D4, P.leo_Ple1_pat1.1, whole genome shotgun sequence genome encodes these proteins:
- the ALDH1A1 gene encoding retinal dehydrogenase 1, with translation MSSSGTPDLPVPLTNLTYKYTKIFINNEWHNSVSGKKFPVFNPATEEKLCEVEEGDKEDIDKAVKAARQAFQIGSPWRTMNASERGRLIYKLADLIERDRLLLATMESMNGGKLFSNAYQMDLGGCITTLRYCAGWADKIQGRTIPIDGNFFTYTRHEPIGVCGQIIPWNFPLVMLIWKIGPALSCGNTVVVKPAEQTPLTALHVASLIQEAGFPPGVVNIVPGYGPTAGAAISSHMDIDKVAFTGSTEVGKMIKEAAGKSNLKRVTLELGGKSPCIVFADADLDNAIEFSHHGLFYHQGQCCIAASRLFVEESIYDEFVRRSVERAKKYVLGNPLTPGVSQGPQIDKEQYEKILDLIESGKKEGAKLECGGGPWGNKGYFIQPTVFSNVTDEMRIAKEEIFGPVQQIMKFKSLDEVIKRANNTLYGLSAGIFTKDVDKAITVSSTLQAGTVWVNCYSVVSAQCPFGGFKMSGNGRELGEYGLHEYTEVKAVTMKISQKNS, from the exons ATTTTCATAAACAATGAGTGGCATAATTCAGTGAGTGGCAAGAAATTTCCTGTCTTTAATCCTGCAACCGAAGAGAAACTCTGTGAAGTAGAAGAAGGAGATAAG GAGGATATTGACAAAGCAGTGAAGGCCGCAAGACAGGCTTTTCAGATCGGCTCTCCATGGCGCACCATGAATGCTTCAGAGAGAGGGCGGCTAATATACAAGTTGGCTGACTTAATTGAAAGAGATCGTCTTCTCCTGGCA acaaTGGAGTCAATGAATGGTGGAAAACTATTCTCCAACGCATATCAGATGGATTTAGGGGGCTGCATAACGACATTACGCTACTGTGCAGGGTGGGCAGACAAGATCCAGGGTCGCACGATACCCATCG atggaAACTTTTTTACTTATACAAGACATGAGCCTATTGGTGTATGTGGCCAAATCATTCCT TGGAATTTCCCGTTGGTCATGCTCATTTGGAAGATAGGGCCTGCCCTTAGCTGCGGAAATACAGTGGTTGTCAAACCTGCAGAGCAAACTCCTCTCACTGCTCTTCACGTGGCATCTTTAATACAAGAG GCAGGTTTCCCTCCAGGAGTAGTGAACATTGTGCCTGGTTATGGACCTACCGCAGGGGCGGCCATTTCTTCCCACATGGACATAGACAAAGTGGCCTTCACAGGATCTACAGAG GTTGGCAAAATGATCAAAGAAGCTGCCGGGAAAAGCAATCTGAAGAGGGTGACGCTGGAGCTTGGTGGAAAGAGCCCCTGCATTGTGTTTGCCGACGCCGACT TGGATAATGCCATTGAATTTTCCCACCATGGATTATTCTACCACCAAGGCCAGTGTTGCATAGCTGCATCCAGACTCTTTGTGGAAGAATCAATTTATGATGAGTTTGTTCGAAGGAGTGTTGAACGGGCTAAAAAATACGTTCTTGGAAATCCTCTGACCCCAGGAGTCAGCCAAGGCCCTCAA ATTGACAAGGaacaatatgaaaaaatactTGACCTCATTGAgagtgggaagaaagaaggggCCAAATTGGAATGCGGTGGAGGCCCCTGGGGGAATAAAGGCTACTTCATCCAGCCCACAGTTTTCTCTAATGTTACAGACGAGATGCGCATCGCCAAAGAGGAG ATATTTGGACCAGTGCAGCAAATCATGAAATTTAAATCTTTAGATGAAGTGATCAAGAGAGCAAACAATACCCTTTATGGCTTATCAGCAGGGATCTTTACCAAAGATGTGGATAAAGCCATAACAGTCTCCTCCACTCTGCAGGCTGGGACAGTGTG ggtGAATTGCTATAGCGTGGTATCTGCCCAGTGCCCCTTTGGTGGTTTCAAGATGTCTGGAAATGGAAGAGAACT GGGAGAATATGGTCTCCACGAATACACAGAGGTCAAGGCGGTCACAATGAAAATTTCTCAGAAGAACTCATAA